A section of the Falco peregrinus isolate bFalPer1 chromosome 3, bFalPer1.pri, whole genome shotgun sequence genome encodes:
- the PEX10 gene encoding peroxisome biogenesis factor 10, producing MALAAAGAAQLVRCGQKDELYRSGLRSGAGAALHGLAGAKKWLEWRREVELLSDVAYFVLTTLSGYQTLGEEYVNIVQVDSTKKRVPSFLRRAIFVSLHAVVPYCLEKGLLHLEHELQAEADESRISQSNPALGLSSRTLIRNWVQKQVGELTEQQKKTVLQIVYLLKQCIPLLHRLHLAVFYIRGTFYHLSKRIAGITYLRFGGLQGDDQSIRSSYKFLGVISLFHLLLTIGVQTYSFKQKQRARQEWKLHRNLAHQKNVTKDKTTGRHSHCTLCLEERRHTTATPCGHLFCWECITEWCNTRTECPLCREKFHPQKLIYLRHYQL from the exons ATGGCGCTGGCGGCCGCGGGCGCGGCGCAGCTGGTGCGCTGCGGGCAGAAGGACGAGCTGTACCGCAGCGGGCTGCGCAGCGGGGCCGGCGCCGCGCTGCACGGGCTGGCGG GTGCCAAGAAGTGGCTGGAGTGGAGGAGGGAGGTGGAACTGCTCTCTGATGTCGCCTACTTCGTCCTTACCACCCTGTCGG GTTATCAGACTCTGGGTGAAGAGTATGTGAACATTGTTCAAGTTGATTCAACCAAGAAAAGGGTACCTTCTTTCCTTCGACGGGCCATCTTCGTTTCCCTTCATGCTGTAGTGCCCTATTGCTTAGAAAAGGGGTTACTGCACCTGGAACACGAGTTGCAGGCAGAAGCTGATGAGTCCAGAATCTCGCAGAGCAACCCAGCACTTGGCTTATCCAGTAGGACCTTGATACGAAACTGGGTACAGAAACAAGTTGGGGAGCTTacagaacagcagaagaaaacgGTCTTACAAATAGTATATCTTCTTAAACAATGCATACCTTTGCTTCATCGGCTACATCTGGCAGTATTCTACATACGTGGCACTTTTTACCACCTGTCTAAAAGAATCGCAGGAATCACATAC CTGCGTTTTGGAGGACTGCAAGGAGACGATCAGAGTATTCGATCAAGTTACAAGTTTCTTGGAGTAATTTCACTCTTCCATCTCCTTCTAACAATTGGTGTTCAGACATACAGcttcaaacagaaacagagagcCAGGCAGGAATGGAAACTACACCGCAACCTAGCTCATCAGAA AAATGTGACCAAGGATAAAACTACTGGGCGCCACTCCCACTGCACTTTGTGTCTGGAAGAACGGAGACACACAACAGCCACACCTTGTGGCCACCTGTTCTGCTGGGAATGCATCACAGAGTGGTGTAACACCAGA acaGAATGTCCACTGTGCAGAGAGAAGTTTCATCCTCAGAAACTGATCTACCTGCGTCACTATCAACTGTAA
- the RER1 gene encoding protein RER1 — MSEGDSIGESVHGKPSVVYRFFSRLGQIYQSWLDKSTPYTAVRWIVTLGLSFIYMIRVYLLQGWYIVTYALGIYHLNLFIAFLSPKVDPSLMEDSDDGPSLPTRQNEEFRPFIRRLPEFKFWHSATKGILVAMACTFFEAFNVPVFWPILVMYFIMLFCITMKRQIKHMIKYRYIPFTHGKRKYKGKDDVGKTFAS; from the exons ATGTCAGAAGGGGACAGTATTGGTGAGTCTGTGCATGGAAAGCCTTCTGTGGTCTATAGATTTTTCTCAAGACTCGGACAG ATCTACCAGTCCTGGTTAGACAAATCTACTCCATATACTGCAGTGCGATGGATCGTAACTTTGGGTCTGAGTTTTATCTACATGATTAGAGTTTATTTACTGCAG gGTTGGTACATTGTGACATATGCCTTGGGAATCTACCATCTAAATCTCTTTATAGCTTTCTTGTCGCCAAAGGTAGACCCCTCTTTAATGGAAGATTCAG atgatgGTCCTTCCTTACCTACAAGGCAAAATGAAGAATTTCGGCCTTTCATTAGGAGGCTTCCAGAGTTTAAATTCTG gcaCTCTGCCACTAAAGGAATCCTGGTTGCTATGGCATGTACATTCTTTGAGGCTTTCAACGTTCCTGTTTTTTGGCCAATCCTTGTGATGTACTTCATTATGCTATTTTGTATCACTATGAAGAGGCAAATCAAG CACATgataaaatacagatatataCCCTTCACACATGGCAAGAGGAAATACAAAGGGAAGGATGATGTGGGAAAGACCTTTGCTAGCTAG